The window CTATAATGGGAGATGTGGGTATTCATATTGGTGGAGGAAAGCATACTCTCCCAAAGGATTTTGTTTGCCCCATAACTACTCATATATTCGATGACCCTGTAACGCTCGAGACCGGACAGACCTACGAGAGGAGCGCAATTCAAGAATGGCTGGACAGGGGAAATTCTACGTGTCCCATTACTCGACAGACGCTGCATACCGGTACTGTGCTGCCTAAGACGAACTATGTGCTCAAACGTCTTATTGCAAGCTGGAAAGAACAGAATCCAGGTTCTGATTATAGCCCATATGGAGGGGTAAGAGCGGCTAGTGAACCGAAATTCGGGCCGTCAATTCATTTGTCTTCACCAAATAGTGTGATAAGTCAAGCCACCATTGATGCAACCATGAGCGAGCTGCGACTTGCGATTACAGACCTTTGTGCATCAGAAGTCTTGGGGGATTCTGAAATGGCTGTCCTCAGAATCGAGAGGTGCTGGCAGGAAGCAAACGCGGATTCGGAAATGATGGCCATGTTATCAAAACCACCGGTGATTAATGGGTTCGTGGAGACAATGTTCAACTCCGCGGATACCAAAGTCTTGAGGTCAATTGTTTTTCTCCTGACCGAGTTCGGATCAAGAGATGACAATGTTATCAAGACACTAAAAAGGGTTGATTCCGATGTGGAATGCTTTGTTGAACTTTTCAAGAAAGGCTTAATTGAAGCACTTGTTTTAGTTCACCTCTTAAGGCCTGCGGCTAAGAGTCTTGTTGACATGGATATCGTGGACTATCTTTTGGAAGTACTTGATGATGATGCTAATGATAATGTGCCGAAGATGCATACAACGGCCAAAACAGCGGCAGTGATTCTCCTTGGGCAGATTCTTCGAAGTTCCTACGAAGCAACTATAACTGAAATCTTGAGAAGCATTCTTTCAGCCAAAGTCATTGAGAAAGTGATATCTAGTTTGGAAGCTGAACGTGTGGAGGAAAAGACTGCAGCTGTGAGTATTTTGCTGAGATGCATGCTGGAGGATGGGAAATGCAGGAACGTTATTTCTAGTAAAGCCAAATTAGCTGCTATGTTGGAGATCTTTGTTGAAGTAAATGACGATGAACAGTTCGAGATCGTTCATTTTCTGTCGGAACTAGTAAAAATGAACAGGTGGTGAAGCCTATTCATCATCAGTATTTGTTTGTCATTATGATCGTGTGTGACTTACTCTGTCCAAAATTCTGCAGAAGAAATTTGAACGAACAAATCTTGCACATCTTGAAGGAAGAAGGTACCTTCAGTACGATGCATTCTCTTCTTACATATCTACAAAATACGCCGCAGACTCAGTCTCCCATAGTGGCCGGCCTAATTTTGCAACTTGATCTTCTCGTACGCCTCTCTTACTTATTGTGTATCTCTTACTTATTGTGTATTTGTTCTTTTTCTTATTAACATCTGAACTAACTATGTGAATATTTTAGGATGAACCGAGAAAGATGAGCATATATCGTGAAGAGGCCATGGATGCTCTTATTTCATGTCTCAGAAATTCAGAGTCCCCGGTTACTCAGATTTCAGCTGCAGAGACAGTGCTTGCACTGCAGGGAAGGTTCTCATATTCAGGGAAATCCCTGTCAAGAGCCATTCTTCTTAAACGAGCCGGGCTTGACAGGACTTATCGAGCCTTTATGAGAAAGGATCAGCGGCGCCACAATGTTTCTGCCGATCCTCAGGACACAATGGTCAGTTTCtttttttcatcaaattttgtGATTCTAGCTGCGAGTCAGGATTTTAGTATCGCGTGAAACTAAAGCTTTTAAGCCCGAAAAATTCACGGGCAAAATCGTGAAAATATATTACTAAAATTACATGGATCAAGAGAGAACGAAAAACTAAATACGTTGCCACAATGCCACTACTGCTCACCCACCTCTGGCTCCGACCATGTCTTGCTGCGAATTGATTGCTGAAGTTGTTGATACTTTTTACTGACTTTGTAGGAAGAAGAGAAAGCTGCTGAAGATTGGGAGAAAAGAGTGGCTTTTGTTCTAGTCAGCCATGAATTTGGGTTGCTGTTTGAGGCTTTAGCAGAAGGCCTGGACAATACAAACGAGGATTTATATTCAATATGCTTGATGACGGCTAGTTGGCTTGTGCACATGTTGTCCATTCTTCCGGACATGGGGATTGTAGGTGCTGCGCGCGTATGTTTGCTCAAGCGATTTGTGTCCATTTTCAAAACCGAAAAGAACATTGAAAATAGAGTCCTTTCCATGATTGCACTCAACACTTTCATCGGTGATCCAGGTCTGTGGCCAATTTAAATGGATAGTAAACAGCGTGCTTGAATTTTTCCAAGTTGCATTTTGTTATTACTCCTGCATTCTTGCATATTTTAGAAGGATTGCATGATCTATCCTTGCACATGAAGGATATTCTGAAAGGATTGAGGGAACTTAAGAAATCATCTGTCATGGCATTTGAGATGCTAAAGGTCTTCTCAGAAGAGCACGACACGAGTGCAGTAAGTTTTGTACACCTCGCAACAGTTTATTCTAATGAATTAGACGCCTTAATCTTCGTAAGGGTTTCAGGATCTGTGGAATCATCAAGAATTATGTCAAGAAGATTGCAGCGAGAATGGAGAAGTTCTGGCCATAACCTGCTTCAGAGGAATTTTTTTCTCCGGCCATTCAGATGGAACTATAAAAGTAAGTATCATCATTTTCCTTTTAGACTGATTGCATTCATACACAGTAACACAACCATTCCTGCAAGTAAGGCTCGTTAAATGTGTTTAAAAATGGGTATCATTCCTTCGGTAGCGACTTAGATTAATCATTCTAGTTGGATGTAAGAGTTGCGGAGTAGTTGTTACTGAAGCTCATGATGCAACAATCTACCAACTTGTGGAACGGGAATTAATTCGTGTGTGCATGGATTGTTCATCTAGATCACTAGCTGCGTACTTGGAGATCGTGGAGTGCGAAAGAATGTCATGTGAACATTGTATATCCAACCGAGATGATGGTAATGCCCAATGTCGCATCAAAATATCAGGGGAATATGAATGTGTTTATAAGTGCTCAAAATCGACAACAACTCGAGTTAATCATTTTTTGGAACAGGCTGGATAAGAAATAGTGCTACCGGAACTCATTATGCCTAGTCTTGCTTGCGTGGGAGTAGCTAGTGTGATTGGCTACATAGTTTCCTGTCTGAattgttttgaattttgttaatAAAATGGTGCCGTTGGCACTTAAAACTTGCAATAATTTCTTCTTCATTGCTAAAGGTATGGGCCAACAAAGGTTCCAAGATACAAATCATTCAAGAAGTTCGAGAACACACTAAACCAGTTACAAGCTTGGCGATACTACAATCATCGGACAAACTATACAGCGGTTCACTCGATCGCACTGTCAGGGTACAGGTTTTTTTCGTGCTTCGAGTCCGCGCTAGTCGAGTTAGATTTCGACTTGCCGAAAGTTTCGCTTAAATGTATGCAGGTATGGTCTGTAGAAGAGGATGGAATCCATTTTGAACAAGTTGAGGAGATGAAGGATCAAATAAACAGCCTAGTGGTTGCTAATAGCATGGCTTGCTATATTCCTCAAGGTGCCGGAGTCAAGGtaatatatctatatctatatttatatttatatgtctATAACAGTGTAGATAAATGAGCTTTGTTTTTATAATtgtaaaaagataaaaatgatCTTCTTATGAATACAAATCCAAAAACTCAATAaggatatatatgtaaaattctaattacttcaacgacaaaaacaaaatatcaaaatttctaTTTATTCCATCTAATACATAATTAATAGTTAAAGAATTATCACTACAATATACATTAttgtaataatttatataacttCAAGGATAAAATGTaattcatattaattttatcaaataatccatctttatattatctttaaatgttttatcctTTTAATATTCTATGtacatgtttttttatatataattttagtgcaattttgtaattatattttagtGCAATTTTTAGTTAAGTAATAAATTACAGTGTCACAAGaagatatatgaaaaaaataactatatatgcaataatataataacatgataagaatagaataatatgataatatgaaGTTTAATACTAACATATTTTATTGGTTTTTTAACTAAGAATTGAAAGTAAAGaattcaataaattatttattagattTTATATCAGTAATTACGaatgttaatatattaataatctcataaaatatgaatatcttaTAAGAATTCAGAGAGTTTAGATATAACAAGAAATgtaaatatttttgtataactttttttaaaaaaattatatatgagacaaatttataaattcaatacacaAAATTTGGTATTATTTGAAACATCTACTAAGattgtttaatat of the Primulina huaijiensis isolate GDHJ02 chromosome 1, ASM1229523v2, whole genome shotgun sequence genome contains:
- the LOC140984080 gene encoding putative E3 ubiquitin-protein ligase LIN-1 yields the protein MWTEADKSFELSNGTKNLSRFPSFFPERVSPRILTGNQTSKGGDDSNATHDSSSDSEAEIEEKIKPTALFDSRRSQPAQKQKRPFSGEESSRYLSSIMGDVGIHIGGGKHTLPKDFVCPITTHIFDDPVTLETGQTYERSAIQEWLDRGNSTCPITRQTLHTGTVLPKTNYVLKRLIASWKEQNPGSDYSPYGGVRAASEPKFGPSIHLSSPNSVISQATIDATMSELRLAITDLCASEVLGDSEMAVLRIERCWQEANADSEMMAMLSKPPVINGFVETMFNSADTKVLRSIVFLLTEFGSRDDNVIKTLKRVDSDVECFVELFKKGLIEALVLVHLLRPAAKSLVDMDIVDYLLEVLDDDANDNVPKMHTTAKTAAVILLGQILRSSYEATITEILRSILSAKVIEKVISSLEAERVEEKTAAVSILLRCMLEDGKCRNVISSKAKLAAMLEIFVEVNDDEQFEIVHFLSELVKMNRRNLNEQILHILKEEGTFSTMHSLLTYLQNTPQTQSPIVAGLILQLDLLDEPRKMSIYREEAMDALISCLRNSESPVTQISAAETVLALQGRFSYSGKSLSRAILLKRAGLDRTYRAFMRKDQRRHNVSADPQDTMEEEKAAEDWEKRVAFVLVSHEFGLLFEALAEGLDNTNEDLYSICLMTASWLVHMLSILPDMGIVGAARVCLLKRFVSIFKTEKNIENRVLSMIALNTFIGDPEGLHDLSLHMKDILKGLRELKKSSVMAFEMLKVFSEEHDTSADLWNHQELCQEDCSENGEVLAITCFRGIFFSGHSDGTIKVWANKGSKIQIIQEVREHTKPVTSLAILQSSDKLYSGSLDRTVRVWSVEEDGIHFEQVEEMKDQINSLVVANSMACYIPQGAGVKVHSWNGSSKFLNQNKYAKCLALVQGKLYCGCQDNSIQEIDLVTGTMGNIQNGSKKLIKRAYPIYALEVHDGLIYAAGSSFDGSIVKIWSTSNYNLVGSLASTMEVRTMAVSSELIYLGCKGGTVEVWCKNKYNKVETLQTSSTAKIHCLALDPNQDMLLIGTSDGRIQTWTLS